The proteins below are encoded in one region of Pseudonocardia sp. DSM 110487:
- a CDS encoding dioxygenase, with translation MDLTSESTTAAVVESFTDTADPRLREILQELVPHLHDFVRKVRLTLPEWEAAIDFLTAVGQKCDANRQEFILLSDVLGISMLAETINGQEAGTESTVLGPFHVVASPERENGDSIDLIGGADPCVVTGRVLGTDGTPLAGATVDVWQCSEDGFYDVQQPDVQPLGNGRGLFHTDADGRFAFRTVVPSHYPIPTDGPVGKLLLATGRHPFRPAHIHFIAAAPAHRTLTTHIFVAGSPYLDSDAVFAVKKSLIADFTEVDDPEQARRHGVENPFKSASIDLVLEPDHVG, from the coding sequence ATGGACCTGACCTCCGAGAGCACCACCGCAGCGGTTGTCGAGAGCTTCACCGATACGGCGGACCCACGCCTGCGGGAGATCCTCCAGGAGCTCGTGCCACACCTGCACGACTTCGTCCGCAAGGTACGTCTGACGCTGCCCGAATGGGAGGCGGCGATCGACTTCCTCACCGCCGTCGGGCAGAAGTGCGACGCCAACCGGCAGGAGTTCATCCTGCTCTCGGACGTGCTCGGCATCTCGATGCTGGCCGAGACGATCAACGGCCAGGAGGCCGGAACGGAGAGCACCGTGCTCGGGCCGTTCCACGTGGTCGCCTCTCCCGAGCGGGAGAACGGCGACAGCATCGACCTCATCGGCGGAGCCGACCCGTGCGTCGTCACCGGACGCGTCCTCGGCACCGACGGCACCCCGCTCGCCGGTGCCACCGTCGACGTGTGGCAGTGCAGCGAGGACGGGTTCTACGACGTCCAGCAGCCCGACGTGCAGCCACTCGGCAACGGGCGGGGCCTCTTCCACACCGACGCCGATGGCCGCTTCGCCTTCCGCACGGTGGTGCCGAGCCACTACCCGATCCCGACGGACGGCCCGGTCGGCAAGCTGCTCCTCGCCACCGGACGCCACCCGTTCCGCCCCGCCCACATCCATTTCATCGCCGCCGCTCCGGCACACCGGACGCTGACCACCCACATCTTCGTGGCCGGCAGCCCCTACCTGGACTCCGACGCCGTCTTCGCCGTCAAGAAGAGCCTGATCGCCGACTTCACGGAGGTCGACGACCCCGAGCAGGCGCGCCGGCACGGGGTGGAGAACCCGTTCAAGAGCGCGTCGATCGACCTCGTCCTGGAGCCGGACCATGTGGGATGA
- a CDS encoding AraC family transcriptional regulator encodes MLAGHSICERAGFDEFRHELNALYYPARVEPLGPARADVGLLRGVRTEHLTVGVMRFGRPTLVDPGRTGAGYHVNVTLAGRIASATDDAETVSTAGEATVFAPHRTHRLTHCAEGAAQLGIRVDRDLVDAELEALLGHPVRAPLEFDLEFDLTSPAGRAWRASLDLLLSELDNPDGLIGRPAVRAYHERLLATGLLLAHRHSYTEALQGGGTPATPRSVRRVIDLVQGDPQEPYTVGDLARVAGVSARRLQEAFREHLGSTPMEYLRSVRLDRVHGELRAGTAGVTEAAHRWGFTHLGRFASAYRERFGVLPSETASRITPWPLSSSRGRARLPPPSAG; translated from the coding sequence GTGTTGGCCGGGCACTCCATCTGCGAGCGTGCCGGCTTCGATGAGTTCCGCCACGAGCTCAACGCGCTCTACTACCCGGCTCGGGTCGAGCCGCTCGGCCCCGCACGCGCCGACGTCGGGCTGCTGCGCGGTGTCCGCACCGAGCACCTCACCGTCGGGGTGATGCGGTTCGGCCGGCCGACCCTCGTCGACCCCGGCCGGACGGGCGCCGGCTACCACGTCAACGTCACCCTCGCCGGCCGGATCGCCTCCGCGACCGACGACGCCGAGACGGTCTCCACCGCAGGCGAGGCCACCGTGTTCGCCCCGCACCGCACCCACCGGCTCACGCACTGCGCGGAGGGCGCGGCGCAGCTCGGGATCCGGGTCGACCGCGATCTGGTCGACGCCGAGCTGGAGGCGCTGCTCGGACACCCGGTCCGGGCTCCGCTCGAGTTCGACCTGGAGTTCGACCTGACCTCTCCCGCCGGGCGGGCGTGGCGGGCCTCGCTCGACCTGCTGCTGTCCGAGCTCGACAACCCGGACGGGCTGATCGGACGCCCTGCTGTGCGCGCGTACCACGAGCGGTTGCTCGCCACCGGCCTGCTGCTCGCCCACCGGCACAGCTACACCGAGGCACTGCAGGGTGGGGGAACCCCGGCGACGCCCCGGTCCGTGCGGCGCGTGATCGACCTCGTACAGGGCGACCCTCAGGAGCCCTACACGGTCGGTGACCTGGCCCGCGTGGCAGGCGTGAGTGCCCGGCGGCTGCAGGAGGCGTTCCGCGAGCACCTCGGCAGCACGCCGATGGAGTACCTGCGCTCGGTTCGGCTCGACCGGGTCCACGGCGAGTTGCGGGCCGGGACGGCCGGGGTCACCGAGGCGGCCCACCGCTGGGGGTTCACCCACCTCGGCCGGTTCGCGAGCGCCTACCGGGAGCGGTTCGGCGTGCTGCCATCGGAGACCGCGTCACGTATCACCCCCTGGCCGTTGTCCTCCTCCCGAGGCCGCGCCCGCTTGCCACCGCCGTCAGCCGGGTAG
- a CDS encoding phosphoketolase: MQAGTMQDVEGPLDAGQLDRIHAWWRAANYLSVGQIYLMDNPLLREPLRPEHVKPRLLGHWGTTPGLNFVYAHLNRCIVERDLDVMYVMGPGHGGPGPVAAAWLEGTYSEVYGDVSQDEAGMKRLFTQFSFPGGIPSHVAPETPGSIHEGGELGYSLSHAYGAAFDNPDLIVAAVVGDGEAETGPLATSWHSTKFVDPRRDGAVLPILHLNGYKIASPTVLARIEPEELEQLLRGYGYTPYVVEGADPARMHQEFAATLDRCLDEIAEIQERARRAGTPERPRWPMIVLRSPKGWTGPGTVDGLKVEGSFRSHQVPFANARGDASHRAVLEEWMRSYRPEELFDATGAPVPEIRDLHPARDRRMSANPHSNGGLLLRDLRMPDFRDYAVPVERPGGGTAESTKVLGTFLRDVMRDNMTDFRVFSPDENNSNRLDAVLEVTGRTWDARIQPDDVDLAVDGRVMEILSEHTCQGWLEGYLLTGRHGVFSCYEAFVHIVDSMFNQHAKWLKTSNAIPWRRPIASLNYLLTSHVWRQDHNGFSHQDPGFIDHVVNKKSDVIRVYLPPDANTLLSTVDHCLRSRQYVNVVVAGKQVQPQYLDMPDAIVHCTKGIGIWDWASTDAGGEPDVVLGCAGDVPTMETLAAVDILRGFFPDLRMRVVNVVDLMRLQDDREHPHGLSDREFDALFTADKPVIFNYHGYPWLIHRLTYRRANHHNLHVRGYVEEGTTTTPFDMCVRNRIDRFDIAIDVIDRVPRLRPIAGHYRERLKNTLIEHRQYVRTHGEDMPEVAEWKWERA; encoded by the coding sequence ATGCAGGCGGGCACGATGCAGGACGTGGAGGGCCCGCTGGACGCGGGGCAGCTCGACCGGATCCACGCGTGGTGGCGGGCGGCGAACTACCTGTCCGTCGGCCAGATCTACCTGATGGACAACCCGCTGCTGCGCGAGCCGTTGCGCCCGGAGCACGTCAAGCCCCGCCTGCTGGGGCACTGGGGCACCACGCCTGGTCTCAACTTCGTCTACGCGCACCTCAACCGCTGCATCGTGGAGCGCGACCTGGACGTCATGTACGTCATGGGGCCCGGCCACGGCGGGCCGGGACCGGTGGCCGCGGCATGGCTGGAAGGGACCTACAGCGAGGTCTACGGCGATGTCTCCCAGGACGAGGCCGGGATGAAGCGGCTGTTCACGCAGTTCTCGTTCCCCGGCGGGATCCCCAGCCACGTGGCCCCGGAGACGCCGGGGTCGATCCACGAGGGCGGTGAGCTCGGCTACTCGCTCTCGCACGCGTACGGTGCCGCGTTCGACAACCCCGATCTGATCGTCGCGGCGGTCGTCGGCGACGGGGAGGCCGAGACCGGACCGCTCGCCACCAGCTGGCACTCCACCAAGTTCGTGGACCCCCGCCGCGACGGGGCCGTGCTGCCGATCCTGCACCTCAACGGCTACAAGATCGCGAGCCCCACGGTGTTGGCCCGGATCGAACCGGAGGAGCTGGAGCAGCTGCTGCGCGGCTACGGCTACACCCCGTACGTCGTCGAGGGCGCCGATCCGGCGCGGATGCACCAGGAGTTCGCCGCCACCCTGGACCGCTGCCTCGACGAGATCGCCGAGATCCAGGAAAGGGCCCGGCGGGCCGGCACGCCAGAACGTCCCCGCTGGCCGATGATCGTCCTGCGTTCGCCGAAGGGCTGGACCGGCCCGGGGACCGTCGACGGGCTGAAGGTGGAGGGCTCGTTCCGCTCGCACCAGGTGCCGTTCGCCAACGCACGCGGCGACGCGTCGCACCGGGCCGTGCTGGAAGAGTGGATGCGCAGCTACCGGCCGGAGGAGCTGTTCGACGCCACCGGGGCTCCCGTTCCCGAGATCCGCGACCTGCACCCGGCGCGTGACCGGCGGATGAGCGCCAACCCGCACAGCAATGGCGGTCTCCTGCTGCGCGACCTGCGGATGCCCGACTTCCGCGACTACGCCGTCCCGGTGGAACGGCCGGGCGGTGGGACGGCCGAGTCGACGAAGGTGCTGGGTACCTTCCTGCGCGACGTCATGCGCGACAACATGACCGACTTCCGGGTCTTCTCCCCGGACGAGAACAACTCCAACCGGCTCGACGCGGTGCTCGAGGTGACCGGCCGGACGTGGGACGCCCGGATCCAGCCCGACGACGTCGACCTCGCCGTGGACGGGCGGGTGATGGAGATCCTCTCCGAGCACACCTGCCAGGGCTGGCTGGAGGGCTACCTCCTGACCGGCAGGCACGGGGTGTTCTCCTGCTACGAGGCCTTCGTCCACATCGTCGACTCGATGTTCAACCAGCACGCCAAGTGGCTGAAGACCTCGAACGCGATCCCGTGGCGGCGGCCGATCGCCTCCCTCAACTACCTGCTGACCAGCCACGTGTGGCGGCAGGACCACAACGGGTTCTCCCACCAGGACCCGGGGTTCATCGACCACGTGGTGAACAAGAAGTCGGACGTCATCCGGGTGTACCTGCCCCCGGACGCCAACACGCTGCTCTCCACCGTGGACCACTGCCTGCGCAGCCGCCAGTACGTCAACGTGGTCGTGGCGGGCAAGCAGGTGCAGCCGCAGTACCTCGACATGCCCGACGCGATCGTGCACTGCACCAAGGGCATCGGGATATGGGACTGGGCCAGCACCGATGCCGGCGGCGAGCCCGACGTGGTGCTGGGCTGTGCGGGAGACGTCCCCACGATGGAGACGCTCGCCGCCGTCGACATCCTGCGCGGCTTCTTCCCGGACCTGCGGATGCGCGTGGTGAACGTCGTGGACCTTATGCGGCTGCAGGACGACCGGGAGCACCCGCACGGGCTGTCGGACCGGGAGTTCGACGCGCTGTTCACCGCCGACAAGCCGGTGATCTTCAACTACCACGGGTACCCGTGGCTGATCCACCGGCTGACCTACCGCCGCGCCAACCACCACAACCTGCACGTGCGCGGGTACGTGGAAGAGGGCACCACCACCACGCCGTTCGACATGTGCGTGCGCAACCGCATCGACCGGTTCGACATCGCCATCGACGTCATCGACCGGGTGCCCCGGCTGCGCCCGATCGCGGGCCACTACCGGGAACGGCTGAAGAACACCCTGATCGAGCACCGGCAGTACGTGCGCACGCACGGCGAGGACATGCCCGAGGTCGCCGAGTGGAAGTGGGAGCGGGCGTGA
- a CDS encoding acetate/propionate family kinase, translated as MRVLVVNTGSSSLKLSVLTRDGRVETAATIERWEGHGHLDPVERFLSDAGRIDAVGHRVVHGGPRYSEPARVDRELIDYLDSIRDLAPLHNPRAIAGIRAVAEVLPQTPALACFDTAFHTTLPAEAHTYALPREWNARWQLRRYGFHGLSHAYATRRAGELAGLPDGPSARTVSCHLGAGASLAAVRDGVSRDTTMGFTPLAGLVMVTRSGDVDPGLLMWLLQHGGVPVDELNDALEKRSGLKGLSGTSGDLRDVLAGRAAGDPDCALAFDVFVHQLCREIAAMTAAVGGLDVLVMTGGVGEHAPLVRERVADRLAYLGVRLDAGRNEAASEDADISAADAAVRTVVVTAREDLEIARQVVDHLSTARRGS; from the coding sequence ATGAGGGTGCTCGTCGTCAACACCGGGTCGAGCAGCCTGAAGCTGTCGGTCCTCACCCGGGACGGGCGCGTCGAGACCGCCGCCACGATCGAGCGCTGGGAGGGCCACGGTCACCTCGATCCGGTGGAGCGATTCCTCTCCGACGCCGGCAGGATCGACGCGGTCGGCCACCGCGTCGTGCACGGCGGGCCGCGGTACTCCGAGCCCGCGCGCGTCGACAGGGAGTTGATCGACTACCTGGACTCGATCCGCGACCTCGCGCCGCTGCACAACCCGCGCGCGATCGCGGGGATCCGCGCCGTGGCCGAGGTGCTGCCGCAGACCCCGGCGCTGGCCTGCTTCGACACCGCCTTCCACACCACGTTGCCCGCCGAGGCACACACCTACGCGCTGCCCCGCGAGTGGAACGCGCGGTGGCAGTTGCGCCGCTACGGCTTCCACGGCCTCTCCCATGCCTACGCGACACGGCGGGCCGGCGAGCTCGCGGGCCTCCCGGACGGCCCGAGCGCCCGGACGGTGTCCTGCCACCTCGGCGCCGGAGCATCGCTGGCCGCCGTCCGCGACGGCGTCAGCCGGGACACGACGATGGGTTTCACGCCACTGGCGGGGCTCGTGATGGTCACCCGCTCAGGGGACGTCGACCCCGGCCTGCTCATGTGGTTGCTGCAGCACGGCGGCGTGCCCGTCGACGAGCTGAACGATGCGCTCGAGAAGCGCTCAGGGCTGAAGGGCCTCTCGGGCACGTCGGGTGACCTGCGCGACGTGCTGGCGGGCCGCGCCGCAGGCGACCCGGACTGCGCTCTGGCGTTCGACGTGTTCGTCCACCAGCTGTGCCGCGAGATCGCCGCGATGACGGCCGCGGTTGGCGGGCTCGACGTGCTGGTGATGACCGGTGGTGTCGGCGAGCACGCGCCGCTCGTGCGTGAGCGGGTCGCCGATCGGCTGGCCTATCTCGGGGTGCGGCTGGATGCCGGTCGGAACGAGGCCGCATCGGAGGACGCCGACATCTCGGCGGCGGACGCCGCCGTGCGCACGGTCGTCGTCACCGCGCGCGAGGACCTCGAGATCGCCCGCCAGGTCGTGGACCACCTCAGCACAGCACGGCGCGGCTCATGA
- a CDS encoding NAD(P)H nitroreductase — protein MTINGRHIDQRTVRSALALAAAAPSVHNSQPWRWVVGPHTIHLHADLARWLPATDADGRDMIVSCGAALHHARVALAAAGLASSVHRMPNRDEPDHLAAVALHPRPADDTDLTLAAAILRRRTDRRRFTDWEVPSAFIDELSERAAEQGALLRPVTAARSRGRLLEAIQAAAEAQESNVAYLAERAIRTGCHADVEGIPAVNLLRDAVVSGGGTAMQFSDGLVEQPSDGAPDGALLTVLATGSDDPLSQLRAGEALSAVLLHATELGLATCPLSRPLEVGTSRRTVRDEVLEGTAAPQLVLRVGWAPLGSPVRPTPRRPIDDMIKQFAL, from the coding sequence ATGACCATCAACGGCCGCCACATCGACCAGCGCACCGTGCGGAGCGCGCTCGCGCTCGCCGCTGCCGCCCCCTCGGTGCACAACAGCCAGCCGTGGCGGTGGGTCGTCGGTCCGCACACCATCCACCTCCACGCGGACCTCGCCCGCTGGCTGCCCGCCACCGACGCCGACGGCCGCGACATGATCGTGAGCTGCGGGGCGGCACTGCACCACGCGCGGGTGGCGCTCGCGGCCGCGGGACTCGCGAGCTCGGTGCACCGGATGCCGAACCGCGACGAGCCGGACCACCTGGCGGCCGTGGCGCTGCACCCCCGTCCCGCCGACGACACCGACCTCACCCTCGCCGCGGCGATCCTGCGCAGGCGGACCGACCGGCGCCGGTTCACCGACTGGGAGGTGCCCTCCGCGTTCATCGACGAGCTGAGCGAGCGCGCCGCCGAGCAGGGCGCCCTGCTCCGCCCGGTGACGGCAGCCCGGTCACGGGGACGACTGCTCGAGGCGATCCAGGCGGCGGCGGAGGCCCAGGAGTCGAACGTCGCCTACCTCGCCGAGCGCGCGATCCGGACCGGCTGCCACGCCGACGTCGAGGGCATCCCGGCCGTCAACCTGCTGCGGGACGCGGTCGTGAGCGGCGGCGGGACGGCCATGCAGTTCAGCGACGGCCTCGTCGAGCAACCATCCGACGGCGCCCCCGACGGCGCGCTCCTGACCGTGCTGGCCACGGGATCGGACGACCCCCTCTCCCAGCTCCGGGCAGGCGAGGCGCTCAGCGCGGTGTTGCTGCACGCCACCGAGCTCGGCCTCGCGACGTGCCCGCTGAGCCGGCCCCTCGAGGTCGGTACGAGCAGGCGCACCGTGCGGGACGAGGTGCTCGAGGGCACCGCGGCACCCCAGCTCGTTCTCCGTGTCGGCTGGGCACCGCTCGGCAGTCCGGTGCGACCCACCCCGCGCCGGCCGATCGACGACATGATCAAGCAGTTCGCGCTGTAG
- a CDS encoding flavodoxin-like domain-containing protein: MSRAMVVFESTFGNTEEIAHAVADGLRSSMDVDVVEVGAAPTDPPDDLDLLVVGGPTHAFGLTRPITREDAARQAGHALVSRGAGLREWLEDLRPRDGLPVVAFDTKVDRPHLPGSAAHGAERRLRRLGARTIVRPESFWVSGTSGPLLEGETERARLWGTWVAAALESRR; encoded by the coding sequence ATGAGCCGGGCGATGGTCGTGTTCGAGTCGACGTTCGGTAACACCGAGGAGATCGCGCACGCTGTCGCCGACGGCCTGCGGTCGAGTATGGACGTCGACGTCGTCGAGGTCGGTGCGGCCCCGACGGACCCACCCGACGACCTCGACCTGCTCGTGGTCGGGGGGCCGACGCACGCGTTCGGCCTGACCCGGCCCATCACCCGCGAGGACGCGGCGAGGCAGGCCGGTCACGCGCTCGTCTCCCGCGGCGCCGGATTGCGCGAGTGGCTGGAGGACCTGCGGCCGCGGGACGGGCTGCCCGTCGTGGCGTTCGACACCAAGGTGGACCGGCCGCACCTGCCCGGATCGGCCGCCCACGGGGCCGAGCGGCGGCTGCGCAGGCTCGGCGCCCGGACGATCGTGCGGCCGGAGAGCTTCTGGGTGAGCGGAACCTCGGGACCGCTGCTCGAGGGAGAGACCGAACGGGCGCGACTGTGGGGCACGTGGGTGGCCGCTGCGCTCGAGTCCCGCCGGTGA
- a CDS encoding response regulator transcription factor, producing MPTTVFLLDDHEIVRRGIAQLLESADDITVVGEAATAAQALARIPALRPDVAILDVRLPDGDGVSVCRDIRSAISPPPACLMLTSYSDDEALFGAIMAGAAGYLLKQVTGVDLVGAVRAIAAGGSLLDSRATAVVLERLRKGDEPSDPRYASLSPQEKRILSLIADGLTNRQIGAELFLAEKTVKNYVSSLLHKLGFTRRTEAAVYAAGLRKENGA from the coding sequence GTGCCCACCACCGTGTTCCTGCTCGACGACCACGAGATCGTCCGCCGGGGTATCGCGCAGCTCCTCGAGTCCGCTGACGACATCACCGTCGTCGGCGAAGCCGCGACGGCCGCTCAGGCCCTCGCCCGCATCCCGGCGCTGCGCCCCGACGTCGCGATCCTCGACGTCCGGCTCCCCGACGGCGACGGCGTCAGCGTCTGCAGGGACATCCGCTCGGCCATCTCGCCGCCGCCGGCCTGCCTGATGCTCACGTCGTACTCCGACGACGAGGCGCTCTTCGGCGCGATCATGGCCGGCGCGGCGGGCTACCTGCTCAAGCAGGTCACGGGCGTCGACCTCGTCGGCGCCGTCCGCGCCATCGCCGCGGGCGGCTCCCTGCTCGACTCGAGGGCCACCGCGGTGGTCCTCGAACGCCTCCGCAAGGGCGACGAGCCCTCCGATCCCCGGTACGCCTCCCTCAGCCCGCAGGAGAAGCGCATCCTCAGCCTGATCGCCGACGGCCTCACCAACCGCCAGATCGGCGCCGAGCTCTTCCTCGCCGAGAAGACCGTCAAGAACTACGTCTCCTCGCTGCTGCACAAACTCGGCTTCACCCGCCGCACGGAGGCCGCCGTCTACGCCGCCGGCCTGCGCAAGGAGAACGGCGCCTGA
- a CDS encoding bifunctional 2-polyprenyl-6-hydroxyphenol methylase/3-demethylubiquinol 3-O-methyltransferase UbiG → MAAPHRRDLGRVFDEVPELYDRVRPGYPDELFADLVAITGIGDGAAVLEVGCGTGLATRSLARLGGSVTAVEPGAGMSALARHRLAAFRNVDVESSTFEEWDDRGRRFDVLVAASAWHWVDPSIGWRRAHEVLRPGGWIALLGHVVVRRPGEPEVYAETADVHERFSPGNPGWGHPPLEDDVRAADGGWGPVEDPGDLFGPVITRWYPTVQRFDGAGFADHLRSTSLYRGLDHHVREPLLDAVADRIRTRMNDRAARRYLSVLRVGQRAE, encoded by the coding sequence ATGGCCGCCCCGCATCGACGCGACCTCGGTCGCGTGTTCGACGAAGTGCCGGAGCTCTACGACCGGGTCCGCCCTGGGTACCCCGACGAGCTCTTCGCGGACCTCGTCGCCATCACCGGCATCGGCGACGGGGCGGCGGTGCTCGAGGTGGGGTGCGGCACCGGCCTTGCCACGCGCTCGCTGGCCCGGCTCGGGGGCTCCGTGACCGCGGTCGAGCCGGGCGCCGGGATGTCCGCGCTCGCCCGGCACCGGCTCGCCGCCTTCCGCAACGTCGATGTGGAGTCCTCGACGTTCGAGGAGTGGGACGACCGCGGACGGCGCTTCGACGTCCTCGTGGCCGCGTCGGCGTGGCACTGGGTCGACCCGTCGATCGGCTGGCGGCGGGCCCACGAGGTGCTCCGCCCCGGAGGTTGGATCGCGTTGCTCGGCCACGTCGTCGTCCGCAGGCCGGGTGAGCCGGAGGTGTACGCGGAAACCGCCGACGTCCACGAGCGGTTCTCCCCCGGGAACCCCGGCTGGGGTCACCCACCGCTCGAGGACGACGTGCGCGCGGCCGACGGAGGTTGGGGACCGGTCGAGGATCCGGGCGACCTGTTCGGCCCGGTGATCACGCGCTGGTACCCGACCGTCCAGAGGTTCGACGGGGCAGGCTTCGCCGACCACCTCCGCTCGACGTCGCTGTACCGCGGGCTCGACCATCACGTGCGCGAGCCCCTGCTCGACGCGGTCGCCGACCGCATCCGCACCCGGATGAACGACCGAGCGGCACGCCGCTATCTGAGCGTCCTGCGCGTCGGACAGCGCGCGGAGTGA
- a CDS encoding pyridoxamine 5'-phosphate oxidase family protein — translation MTAATDGAAIVELAELDKAECLRLLAGHEIGRVVFTDAALPAAQPVTYLLDDEEIVFRTSGGGKLAAATRNAVVAFQVDRIDTDTRTGWTVLGVGQAYEVVVPDRLAELAERMPTPWAPNRTAHTIAIPLQRLSGRRLVVPGPEIRNPAG, via the coding sequence GTGACAGCCGCAACGGACGGGGCGGCGATCGTCGAGCTGGCCGAGCTCGACAAGGCCGAATGCCTTCGCCTGCTCGCCGGGCACGAGATCGGGCGGGTCGTGTTCACCGACGCGGCCCTCCCTGCCGCCCAGCCCGTCACCTACCTCCTCGACGACGAGGAGATCGTCTTCCGCACCAGCGGCGGGGGCAAGCTGGCCGCCGCCACGAGGAACGCGGTGGTGGCGTTCCAGGTGGACCGGATCGACACCGACACGCGCACGGGATGGACGGTGCTCGGCGTCGGCCAGGCCTACGAGGTGGTCGTGCCGGACCGGCTGGCCGAGCTCGCCGAGCGGATGCCGACTCCGTGGGCGCCCAACCGCACGGCCCACACGATCGCCATCCCCCTGCAGCGGCTGAGCGGGCGCAGGCTGGTGGTGCCCGGCCCGGAGATACGCAACCCCGCGGGATGA
- a CDS encoding DUF4185 domain-containing protein translates to MTERLATKIADLTGPGITDRFGVGGTDLGTTATAPQGHLVSVFGDTFRQAGVGGPGWRSPVVLFADPASVAAGLRWTGAAGRRGAARQVVRYIHHGWRRHGWRLRRVTTVLPTDVITVGDDMYLHVMVCRELGNVRWTELHRSRDGGRTWRPTGTRWPADLHDGLFQMLTWERGTDGWVYALTTGFQREHGLLLHRVPETELTDPAAWQTWGIADDRWGWGNPPTLVLPGRFGELSLRRLPDGHWLLSAFDAGRYRIDVRVLEGPTADLHRAPLATVLRGCDWDCEDHAGGHVAQLYGGYVLPGSTLHELHLAVSQWNTATGWPYRAMQFQADISQLP, encoded by the coding sequence GTGACGGAGCGGCTCGCCACCAAGATCGCCGACCTCACCGGGCCGGGCATCACCGACCGGTTCGGTGTCGGCGGCACCGACCTGGGCACCACCGCCACCGCACCGCAGGGACACCTCGTCTCGGTGTTCGGCGACACGTTCCGGCAGGCAGGCGTCGGAGGGCCCGGCTGGCGGTCCCCCGTCGTGCTGTTCGCCGATCCTGCGAGCGTCGCGGCCGGGCTGCGCTGGACCGGCGCGGCCGGGCGCCGCGGCGCCGCCCGCCAGGTGGTGCGGTACATCCACCACGGCTGGCGCCGCCACGGGTGGCGCCTCCGGCGCGTGACGACGGTCCTCCCCACCGACGTGATCACCGTCGGGGACGACATGTACCTGCACGTCATGGTGTGCCGCGAGCTGGGCAACGTGCGCTGGACGGAGCTGCACCGCTCCCGCGACGGCGGCCGCACGTGGCGGCCCACCGGCACCCGCTGGCCCGCCGACCTGCACGACGGCCTGTTCCAGATGCTCACGTGGGAACGCGGCACCGACGGCTGGGTGTACGCCCTGACCACCGGCTTCCAGCGCGAACACGGCCTGCTGCTGCACCGGGTGCCCGAGACCGAGCTGACCGACCCTGCCGCATGGCAGACCTGGGGCATCGCCGACGATCGCTGGGGATGGGGAAACCCGCCCACCCTCGTGCTGCCGGGCCGGTTCGGGGAGCTGTCGCTCCGCCGTCTCCCCGACGGGCACTGGCTGCTGTCGGCCTTCGACGCCGGGCGCTACCGCATCGACGTCCGGGTGCTGGAGGGGCCGACGGCCGACCTGCACCGCGCGCCGCTGGCGACAGTTCTGCGCGGCTGCGACTGGGACTGCGAGGACCACGCCGGCGGGCACGTGGCGCAGCTCTACGGCGGGTACGTGCTGCCCGGCTCGACGCTGCACGAACTGCACCTCGCGGTGAGTCAGTGGAACACCGCGACCGGCTGGCCGTACCGGGCGATGCAGTTCCAGGCCGACATCTCGCAGCTGCCCTGA
- a CDS encoding PaaX family transcriptional regulator C-terminal domain-containing protein, producing the protein MAELAPRRLILTLYGLYARDEHNWMSVGSVVRLMGDLGVDSAGVRSSISRLKRRGVLVAMKPERAAGYALSESALEVLREGDTRIFDRRQVDAADGSAVGFVLVVFSIPESEREKRHTLRTTLAGMGFGTAAPGVWVAPGHLRDEVGRTLRRRGLSSYVDLFTAHHEGFSALPERVARWWDLDGINARYTEFLDQFSDAQARWKRCENAPRTAFEIYVPMLTVWRRLPYLDPGLPPDLLPEGWNGGRAADLFGDLDALLRAPAREHALTAIHA; encoded by the coding sequence ATGGCAGAGCTCGCCCCGCGCCGTCTGATCCTGACGCTGTACGGGTTGTACGCGCGCGACGAGCACAACTGGATGTCGGTCGGCTCCGTGGTGCGGCTGATGGGGGACCTCGGCGTCGACTCCGCCGGCGTCCGTTCGTCGATCTCGCGGCTGAAGCGCCGCGGCGTGCTCGTGGCGATGAAGCCGGAGCGGGCCGCGGGCTACGCGCTGTCGGAGAGCGCACTCGAGGTGCTCCGAGAGGGCGACACGCGGATCTTCGACCGGCGGCAGGTCGACGCCGCAGATGGCAGTGCTGTCGGATTCGTGCTCGTCGTGTTCTCCATCCCGGAATCGGAGCGGGAGAAGCGGCACACGCTGCGCACCACGCTCGCGGGTATGGGGTTCGGCACGGCCGCGCCCGGCGTGTGGGTCGCCCCCGGCCACCTGCGTGACGAGGTCGGCCGCACGCTGCGGCGGCGCGGGCTCTCCTCCTACGTGGACCTGTTCACGGCCCACCACGAGGGCTTCAGCGCCCTGCCTGAGCGGGTGGCGCGCTGGTGGGACCTCGACGGCATCAACGCCCGGTACACGGAGTTCCTCGACCAGTTCTCCGACGCGCAGGCCCGCTGGAAGCGCTGCGAGAACGCCCCCCGCACCGCGTTCGAGATCTACGTGCCGATGCTGACGGTCTGGCGCCGTCTCCCGTACCTCGACCCCGGCCTGCCGCCCGACCTGCTGCCCGAGGGGTGGAACGGAGGACGGGCGGCGGACCTCTTCGGCGACCTCGACGCGCTGCTCCGCGCCCCGGCCCGTGAGCACGCGCTGACCGCGATCCACGCCTGA